The Anopheles merus strain MAF chromosome 2L, AmerM5.1, whole genome shotgun sequence genome has a segment encoding these proteins:
- the LOC121593572 gene encoding mucin-2-like isoform X1: MAMKMTTLRLIAIATFVCVLLHVAHCEPNYQPQQQPGGNDFSGAGGGVNTGNALYGAPSQQQQQQLRPYPPAGPPPLLARFRPANQATTPAPTFFQRISNWFSFLGDDGGDRRQQQQQQSPQQQQLQPQLPPQRYLPPQYTAQPTPSVQTQQQLQFQQQQQQQQQQQQFHQQFQPQQPQQQPIQQQPFPYPFQIRNGSRATQLAPQQQHQQHVVAAGFQPSAPVQESSGSSYHAAIAPGVHQHTFGPSTLQQQIVPQANVFRDPEPTTGRPPVANIGEVNYHPCNNVPWVPIAPPPEYPTAVGGVGGAIPPAAPPPPKVPPKEFPSVPNRPPPIKIQVAPKGQVQSVNPYSGASGGALEPAIITAAPQAQQLIQLQLQQQQHQLQNLQLQQLQLQQQQLQQQLQQLKTTTSTTTVPPVVPVAAHFITKTPDAIVTAAPSSTLQPITLRQVSASYFTNKEYAPPAKLLPIQNEGKPLAPIPLPNLSATPIPPLYTAGSFHSDPYKFYRPYRPVEPIRELGHGYPTSSKSMSNSYIRYPHEPAGKNDSIFDVEQFASSASSSIYTTVAYSNGEDSKPAASEKRNVATSSNGSSGANIPPHGGSNGDDAEYDSEEDDQSSPIIRTTIEVSSIVPQTRYYGSTTTPVSPISSTTTPRPERYSTFPPPTPSDLGNGVQIIYSANLQTNPPISPVNNQLSEEQEEPTEPAAQRVVQTTTVRAPTTTVDPETTPPTDIYTEPFRIGSSLPMEFQKQPSPEPDSQTVATASPSDDPPSTTATPLPSSLTATFGGYQNLMSTKKPKQIQIIIPYNTFKKPEPFKPLPPQENLEDLDYNAPAESSIVTSKHAERSGPTPPSGNAIQQSSKSKTRFIENDSVKYFQSTTHLKEILQKETTQPFMKPPTKTPPKPAKVKKVRPIEISKDSKPFTVRIPKMTPLPPVVSLSSLTSVRGGMERHTTPLPTEGSNAAGGGARTPSPPIALSKYARPVTPHYVNVTRVKISPTTYAQKSRTTISQLLRTTKIIPKGPKLFGNDLLVSETVRTVRPPLSPASTTYQQHRRTTLLTTSSTTPHTTTTTTTTEQPPPPPPAPVHEDPAAGDNTVGPIYERTIDWDIDPNELQRKIDTWTEQEFGSEDFARKASTLSLHRVTKAIPWEFLTSTMLPALHDKPGKSSRSGWQHVKIAISPITKEKIYVVTPQPWTLAAVPQPHHSHHHHNHHHEHHPASSQVLEERNGRVLTPRFSVRPTPLYYKGGGIYQTGSSTVDVSPESVNDLLEQKPKHRFSISSSSSSSMVAAGTGTKVKHLLQQRKYVRKKLPFGGPGTGRPSSSREDV; the protein is encoded by the exons ATGGCGATG AAAATGACAACGCTTCGGCTTATTGCGATAGCCACCTTCGTGTGTGTTCTTCTACACGTGGCACACTGTGAGCCAAACTACCAGCCCCAGCAACAGCCGGGCGGGAACGATTTTAGTGGCGCCGGTGGAGGCGTCAACACCGGAAACGCACTCTACGGTGCACcaagccagcagcagcaacagcaactgaGACCCTATCCGCCGGCCGGACCACCCCCACTACTGGCTCGCTTTCGACCGGCGAACCAAGCCACTACGCCGGCTCCGACCTTCTTCCAGCGAATCTCGAATTGGTTTTCCTTTCTGGGCGATGACGGTGGTGAccgacggcagcagcagcagcaacaatcgccacagcaacaacaactccAGCCACAGCTGCCACCGCAGCGTTATCTACCGCCACAGTACACCGCACAGCCGACACCGTCCGTGCAGACACAGCAACAGCTCCAatttcaacagcaacagcaacaacaacaacaacaacaacagtttcATCAACAATttcaaccacaacaaccacaacagcaaccaatacagcagcagccgttTCCCTATCCGTTTCAAATTCGCAACGGAAGTCGGGCGACCCAGCTCGctccccagcagcagcaccagcagcatgtCGTTGCTGCGGGCTTCCAGCCAAGTGCCCCCGTACAGGAAAGTTCAGGCTCGAGCTACCATGCTGCGATAGCACCGGGGGTACATCAGCACACGTTCGGGCCGTccacgctgcagcagcagatcgtACCGCAGGCGAACGTGTTCCGAGACCCCGAGCCAACGACGGGCAGACCACCCGTCGCGAACATTGGCGAGGTAAACTACCATCCGTGCAACAATGTCCCTTGGGTACCGATAGCACCTCCACCCGAGTATCCAACGGCTGTTGGTGGAGTTGGTGGAGCTATTCCACcagctgctcctcctcctccaaaAGTGCCTCCGAAAGAGTTTCCAAGTGTGCCGAATCGACCTCCACCGATCAAGATACAAGTAGCACCGAAAGGACAGGTACAATCGGTTAACCCCTACTCTGGTGCTTCGGGAGGTGCACTTGAGCCGGCCATTATTACAGCGGCACCACAAGCCCAGCAGCTGATCCAGCTCCAgcttcagcagcaacagcaccagctACAAAACCTGCAACTCCAGCAACTCCaactacaacagcaacaactgcagcagcaactcCAGCAACTGAAAACGACCACCTCCACTACAACGGTTCCTCCCGTGGTTCCTGTTGCAGCACACTTCATCACCAAAACGCCCGATGCAATAGTGACTGCTGCGCCTTCTTCCACCCTGCAACCGATCACGCTGCGCCAAGTGTCAGCCTCTTACTTCACCAACAAAGAGTACGCACCGCCCGCCAAGCTGCTGCCGATCCAGAACGAAGGCAAACCGCTCGCGCCAATTCCGTTGCCCAACCTGAGCGCTACCCCGATACCGCCGCTCTACACGGCCGGCTCGTTCCACAGCGATCCGTACAAGTTCTATCGCCCCTACCGTCCGGTAGAGCCCATCCGAGAGCTTGGCCACGGATATCCGACCTCCTCCAAGTCCATGTCCAATAGCTACATCCGCTACCCGCACGAACCGGCCGGCAAGAACGACTCAATCTTTGATGTGGAGCAATTTGCATCTTCTGCCTCGTCGTCCATCTACACCACGGTGGCGTACTCGAACGGTGAAGACTCGAAGCCGGCAGCGTCGGAGAAGCGTAATGTGGCTACGAGTAGCAATGGAAGTAGCGGTGCCAACATCCCACCACACGGAGGCAGCAATGGGGATGACGCTGAGTACGACTCGGAAGAAGACGATCAGAGCTCACCGATCATTCGCACCACGATCGAAGTTTCGAGCATTGTGCCTCAGACAAGGTACTACGGCTCAACGACTACACCGGTTAGTCCTATCTCGAGCACTACGACACCGCGGCCCGAGCGGTACAGTACCTTTCCACCACCGACGCCGTCCGATCTTGGCAACGGTGTGCAGATTATTTACTCGGCCAATCTGCAGACGAATCCTCCAATCAGTCCGGTAAACAATCAGCTAAGCGAAGAGCAGGAGGAACCAACTGAACCGGCGGCCCAGCGTGTCGTTCAAACTACGACGGTTCGGGCCCCGACGACCACAGTGGACCCGGAAACAACACCTCCAACTGACATCTACACGGAACCGTTCCGCATCGGTTCCAGTCTGCCGATGGAGTTCCAGAAACAACCCAGTCCCGAACCGGACAGCCAAACGGTGGCAACAGCCTCGCCGAGTGATGATCCTCCATCGACGACGGCCACTCCACTGCCCTCCTCACTGACGGCAACGTTCGGCGGGTATCAAAATCTAATGTCCACGAAGAAACCGAAACAAATCCAGATCATCATACCGTACAATACGTTCAAAAAGCCGGAACCGTTCAAACCACTCCCACCGCAGGAGAACCTTGAAGACTTGGACTACAACGCACCGGCCGAGTCGAGCATCGTTACGTCGAAACACGCGGAACGCTCCGGACCTACGCCACCCTCGGGTAATGCCATCCAGCAGTCGTCCAAATCCAAAACCCGCTTCATCGAGAACGACTCCGTCAAGTACTTCCAATCAACCACCCATCTGAAGGAGATCCTGCAGAAGGAGACGACCCAACCGTTCATGAAACCGCCCACGAAAACGCCACCCAAACCGGCCAAGGTGAAGAAGGTTCGCCCGATCGAGATCTCCAAAGACTCGAAACCATTCACCGTGCGCATACCGAAGATGACACCACTGCCACCGGTCGTGAGCCTAAGCAGCCTAACCAGCGTTCGTGGTGGTATGGAACGTCACACCACACCACTGCCCACCGAGGGCAGCAATGCTGCCGGAGGAGGCGCACGAACTCCCTCCCCACCGATCGCCCTGTCCAAGTACGCGCGACCCGTCACGCCACACTACGTTAACGTGACGCGCGTCAAGATCTCCCCGACAACCTACGCACAAAAGTCGCGCACGACCATCTCGCAGCTGCTGCGCACGACCAAAATCATCCCCAAAGGTCCCAAGCTGTTCGGGAACGATTTGCTCGTCTCGGAGACGGTGCGCACGGTCCGGCCGCCCCTGTCGCCGGCATCGACCACGTACCAGCAGCATCGCCGTACGACGCTTCTCACAACCTCCTCGACCACTCCGCATACAACGACAACTACCACGACGACGGAacaaccgccaccaccacccccggCACCGGTGCATGAAGATCCGGCGGCCGGCGACAACACGGTCGGCCCCATCTACGAGCGCACCATCGACTGGGACATCGATCCGAACGAGCTGCAGCGCAAGATCGACACCTGGACGGAGCAGGAGTTCGGGTCGGAGGACTTTGCGCGCAAAGCCAGCACGCTGTCGCTGCACCGCGTCACCAAAGCGATACCGTGGGAGTTTCTCACCTCGACCATGCTGCCCGCCCTGCACGACAAACCGGGCAAGAGTAGCCGGTCCGGCTGGCAGCACGTCAAGATTGCCATATCCCCGATAACGAAGGAAAAGATCTACGTCGTTACGCCGCAGCCCTGGACGCTGGCAGCGGTGCCACAGCCGCATCAttcccaccaccatcacaacCATCATCACGAGCATCATCCAGCGTCGTCGCAGGTGCTCGAGGAACGGAACGGGCGTGTGCTGACGCCACGGTTCAGTGTGCGGCCAACGCCACTGTACTACAAGGGCGGTGGCATCTACCAGACCGGCTCATCGACGGTGGACGTTTCACCGGAATCTG TGAACGATCTGCTGGAGCAGAAACCGAAGCATCGATttagcatcagcagcagcagtagtagcagtatgGTGGCTGCCGGCACTGGGACAAAGGTGAAACACCTGCTCCAGCAGCGAAAGTACGTCCGGAAGAAACTGCCCTTCGGTGGTCCGGGCACGGGCCGACCCAGTTCCAGCCGGGAGGACGTGTAG
- the LOC121593572 gene encoding mucin-2-like isoform X2 — protein MTTLRLIAIATFVCVLLHVAHCEPNYQPQQQPGGNDFSGAGGGVNTGNALYGAPSQQQQQQLRPYPPAGPPPLLARFRPANQATTPAPTFFQRISNWFSFLGDDGGDRRQQQQQQSPQQQQLQPQLPPQRYLPPQYTAQPTPSVQTQQQLQFQQQQQQQQQQQQFHQQFQPQQPQQQPIQQQPFPYPFQIRNGSRATQLAPQQQHQQHVVAAGFQPSAPVQESSGSSYHAAIAPGVHQHTFGPSTLQQQIVPQANVFRDPEPTTGRPPVANIGEVNYHPCNNVPWVPIAPPPEYPTAVGGVGGAIPPAAPPPPKVPPKEFPSVPNRPPPIKIQVAPKGQVQSVNPYSGASGGALEPAIITAAPQAQQLIQLQLQQQQHQLQNLQLQQLQLQQQQLQQQLQQLKTTTSTTTVPPVVPVAAHFITKTPDAIVTAAPSSTLQPITLRQVSASYFTNKEYAPPAKLLPIQNEGKPLAPIPLPNLSATPIPPLYTAGSFHSDPYKFYRPYRPVEPIRELGHGYPTSSKSMSNSYIRYPHEPAGKNDSIFDVEQFASSASSSIYTTVAYSNGEDSKPAASEKRNVATSSNGSSGANIPPHGGSNGDDAEYDSEEDDQSSPIIRTTIEVSSIVPQTRYYGSTTTPVSPISSTTTPRPERYSTFPPPTPSDLGNGVQIIYSANLQTNPPISPVNNQLSEEQEEPTEPAAQRVVQTTTVRAPTTTVDPETTPPTDIYTEPFRIGSSLPMEFQKQPSPEPDSQTVATASPSDDPPSTTATPLPSSLTATFGGYQNLMSTKKPKQIQIIIPYNTFKKPEPFKPLPPQENLEDLDYNAPAESSIVTSKHAERSGPTPPSGNAIQQSSKSKTRFIENDSVKYFQSTTHLKEILQKETTQPFMKPPTKTPPKPAKVKKVRPIEISKDSKPFTVRIPKMTPLPPVVSLSSLTSVRGGMERHTTPLPTEGSNAAGGGARTPSPPIALSKYARPVTPHYVNVTRVKISPTTYAQKSRTTISQLLRTTKIIPKGPKLFGNDLLVSETVRTVRPPLSPASTTYQQHRRTTLLTTSSTTPHTTTTTTTTEQPPPPPPAPVHEDPAAGDNTVGPIYERTIDWDIDPNELQRKIDTWTEQEFGSEDFARKASTLSLHRVTKAIPWEFLTSTMLPALHDKPGKSSRSGWQHVKIAISPITKEKIYVVTPQPWTLAAVPQPHHSHHHHNHHHEHHPASSQVLEERNGRVLTPRFSVRPTPLYYKGGGIYQTGSSTVDVSPESVNDLLEQKPKHRFSISSSSSSSMVAAGTGTKVKHLLQQRKYVRKKLPFGGPGTGRPSSSREDV, from the exons ATGACAACGCTTCGGCTTATTGCGATAGCCACCTTCGTGTGTGTTCTTCTACACGTGGCACACTGTGAGCCAAACTACCAGCCCCAGCAACAGCCGGGCGGGAACGATTTTAGTGGCGCCGGTGGAGGCGTCAACACCGGAAACGCACTCTACGGTGCACcaagccagcagcagcaacagcaactgaGACCCTATCCGCCGGCCGGACCACCCCCACTACTGGCTCGCTTTCGACCGGCGAACCAAGCCACTACGCCGGCTCCGACCTTCTTCCAGCGAATCTCGAATTGGTTTTCCTTTCTGGGCGATGACGGTGGTGAccgacggcagcagcagcagcaacaatcgccacagcaacaacaactccAGCCACAGCTGCCACCGCAGCGTTATCTACCGCCACAGTACACCGCACAGCCGACACCGTCCGTGCAGACACAGCAACAGCTCCAatttcaacagcaacagcaacaacaacaacaacaacaacagtttcATCAACAATttcaaccacaacaaccacaacagcaaccaatacagcagcagccgttTCCCTATCCGTTTCAAATTCGCAACGGAAGTCGGGCGACCCAGCTCGctccccagcagcagcaccagcagcatgtCGTTGCTGCGGGCTTCCAGCCAAGTGCCCCCGTACAGGAAAGTTCAGGCTCGAGCTACCATGCTGCGATAGCACCGGGGGTACATCAGCACACGTTCGGGCCGTccacgctgcagcagcagatcgtACCGCAGGCGAACGTGTTCCGAGACCCCGAGCCAACGACGGGCAGACCACCCGTCGCGAACATTGGCGAGGTAAACTACCATCCGTGCAACAATGTCCCTTGGGTACCGATAGCACCTCCACCCGAGTATCCAACGGCTGTTGGTGGAGTTGGTGGAGCTATTCCACcagctgctcctcctcctccaaaAGTGCCTCCGAAAGAGTTTCCAAGTGTGCCGAATCGACCTCCACCGATCAAGATACAAGTAGCACCGAAAGGACAGGTACAATCGGTTAACCCCTACTCTGGTGCTTCGGGAGGTGCACTTGAGCCGGCCATTATTACAGCGGCACCACAAGCCCAGCAGCTGATCCAGCTCCAgcttcagcagcaacagcaccagctACAAAACCTGCAACTCCAGCAACTCCaactacaacagcaacaactgcagcagcaactcCAGCAACTGAAAACGACCACCTCCACTACAACGGTTCCTCCCGTGGTTCCTGTTGCAGCACACTTCATCACCAAAACGCCCGATGCAATAGTGACTGCTGCGCCTTCTTCCACCCTGCAACCGATCACGCTGCGCCAAGTGTCAGCCTCTTACTTCACCAACAAAGAGTACGCACCGCCCGCCAAGCTGCTGCCGATCCAGAACGAAGGCAAACCGCTCGCGCCAATTCCGTTGCCCAACCTGAGCGCTACCCCGATACCGCCGCTCTACACGGCCGGCTCGTTCCACAGCGATCCGTACAAGTTCTATCGCCCCTACCGTCCGGTAGAGCCCATCCGAGAGCTTGGCCACGGATATCCGACCTCCTCCAAGTCCATGTCCAATAGCTACATCCGCTACCCGCACGAACCGGCCGGCAAGAACGACTCAATCTTTGATGTGGAGCAATTTGCATCTTCTGCCTCGTCGTCCATCTACACCACGGTGGCGTACTCGAACGGTGAAGACTCGAAGCCGGCAGCGTCGGAGAAGCGTAATGTGGCTACGAGTAGCAATGGAAGTAGCGGTGCCAACATCCCACCACACGGAGGCAGCAATGGGGATGACGCTGAGTACGACTCGGAAGAAGACGATCAGAGCTCACCGATCATTCGCACCACGATCGAAGTTTCGAGCATTGTGCCTCAGACAAGGTACTACGGCTCAACGACTACACCGGTTAGTCCTATCTCGAGCACTACGACACCGCGGCCCGAGCGGTACAGTACCTTTCCACCACCGACGCCGTCCGATCTTGGCAACGGTGTGCAGATTATTTACTCGGCCAATCTGCAGACGAATCCTCCAATCAGTCCGGTAAACAATCAGCTAAGCGAAGAGCAGGAGGAACCAACTGAACCGGCGGCCCAGCGTGTCGTTCAAACTACGACGGTTCGGGCCCCGACGACCACAGTGGACCCGGAAACAACACCTCCAACTGACATCTACACGGAACCGTTCCGCATCGGTTCCAGTCTGCCGATGGAGTTCCAGAAACAACCCAGTCCCGAACCGGACAGCCAAACGGTGGCAACAGCCTCGCCGAGTGATGATCCTCCATCGACGACGGCCACTCCACTGCCCTCCTCACTGACGGCAACGTTCGGCGGGTATCAAAATCTAATGTCCACGAAGAAACCGAAACAAATCCAGATCATCATACCGTACAATACGTTCAAAAAGCCGGAACCGTTCAAACCACTCCCACCGCAGGAGAACCTTGAAGACTTGGACTACAACGCACCGGCCGAGTCGAGCATCGTTACGTCGAAACACGCGGAACGCTCCGGACCTACGCCACCCTCGGGTAATGCCATCCAGCAGTCGTCCAAATCCAAAACCCGCTTCATCGAGAACGACTCCGTCAAGTACTTCCAATCAACCACCCATCTGAAGGAGATCCTGCAGAAGGAGACGACCCAACCGTTCATGAAACCGCCCACGAAAACGCCACCCAAACCGGCCAAGGTGAAGAAGGTTCGCCCGATCGAGATCTCCAAAGACTCGAAACCATTCACCGTGCGCATACCGAAGATGACACCACTGCCACCGGTCGTGAGCCTAAGCAGCCTAACCAGCGTTCGTGGTGGTATGGAACGTCACACCACACCACTGCCCACCGAGGGCAGCAATGCTGCCGGAGGAGGCGCACGAACTCCCTCCCCACCGATCGCCCTGTCCAAGTACGCGCGACCCGTCACGCCACACTACGTTAACGTGACGCGCGTCAAGATCTCCCCGACAACCTACGCACAAAAGTCGCGCACGACCATCTCGCAGCTGCTGCGCACGACCAAAATCATCCCCAAAGGTCCCAAGCTGTTCGGGAACGATTTGCTCGTCTCGGAGACGGTGCGCACGGTCCGGCCGCCCCTGTCGCCGGCATCGACCACGTACCAGCAGCATCGCCGTACGACGCTTCTCACAACCTCCTCGACCACTCCGCATACAACGACAACTACCACGACGACGGAacaaccgccaccaccacccccggCACCGGTGCATGAAGATCCGGCGGCCGGCGACAACACGGTCGGCCCCATCTACGAGCGCACCATCGACTGGGACATCGATCCGAACGAGCTGCAGCGCAAGATCGACACCTGGACGGAGCAGGAGTTCGGGTCGGAGGACTTTGCGCGCAAAGCCAGCACGCTGTCGCTGCACCGCGTCACCAAAGCGATACCGTGGGAGTTTCTCACCTCGACCATGCTGCCCGCCCTGCACGACAAACCGGGCAAGAGTAGCCGGTCCGGCTGGCAGCACGTCAAGATTGCCATATCCCCGATAACGAAGGAAAAGATCTACGTCGTTACGCCGCAGCCCTGGACGCTGGCAGCGGTGCCACAGCCGCATCAttcccaccaccatcacaacCATCATCACGAGCATCATCCAGCGTCGTCGCAGGTGCTCGAGGAACGGAACGGGCGTGTGCTGACGCCACGGTTCAGTGTGCGGCCAACGCCACTGTACTACAAGGGCGGTGGCATCTACCAGACCGGCTCATCGACGGTGGACGTTTCACCGGAATCTG TGAACGATCTGCTGGAGCAGAAACCGAAGCATCGATttagcatcagcagcagcagtagtagcagtatgGTGGCTGCCGGCACTGGGACAAAGGTGAAACACCTGCTCCAGCAGCGAAAGTACGTCCGGAAGAAACTGCCCTTCGGTGGTCCGGGCACGGGCCGACCCAGTTCCAGCCGGGAGGACGTGTAG